The segment CGATGCCGAGCGGGCGAAGGCAAGGGCGCGCGAATACGAGCTTGCCGGCGCCATCGTCGGAACCAATCTTGACGCCGTCCTCGACCAGACCAAGCCCGACGCTGTGTTCGACGTCGTGGTTCCCGCGGCCCGGCGCGATGTCGCGCTTTCGGCCTTTGCCCATCATTGCCACCTCCTGACGGAGAAGCCGCTGGCTGACAGCCCAGAGAACGCGCGCGCCATCGTCGAGGCTGCCCGACGCGCCAACCGCGTGCACGCCGTCGTCCAGAACCGCCGCTATGTCGGCAACGTCAGGCGCATCAGGCGTTTTCTCGATTCCGGCGCCATCGGTGCGCCAACCAGCATCCACGCCGAATTCTTCGTCGCGCCGCATTTCGGCGGTTTTCGCGAGGAGATGCGCCATGTCCTGCTGCTCGACATGGCGATCCATACTTTCGACGCCGCCCGCTACATGGTCGGCGGCGCGCCGGCCAGCGTCTACTGCCATGAATGGGAGCCGGCCAATTCCTGGTACCGGCAGGGATCGTCGGCCACCGCAATCTTCGAGCTCGGCGGCGGCAAGGTGTTCACCTATGCCGGCTCCTGGTGCGCCGACGGGTTCCGCACCAGTTGGGAGAGCACATGGCGAATCGTCGCCGAGCACGGCAGCCTGGTCTGGGACGGTGACGATGGGCTGAGGGTGGAAGTCGCGCGGCCTATCCGTGAAGGCCTGTTCGATCGCACAGAGCCGCTCACTGTCCCGCCGCTCGATCCGAGAGACCGCATCGGCGGCCATCTTGGCATCATCCAGGATTTTGTGCGCGCCATTGAGACCGGCAGCGAGCCGGAGACGCGCGGCGCCGACAACATCAAGAGCCTGGCCATGGTCTTTGCCGCGATCGAAAGCGCCGAAACCGGGCGCCGGGTCGCGATCGCACAGGAAGGGTGACGATGCCAAACCCGCTTCTCGACATCAGGATCGGCACCATGGTGCGGGCCAATCTCGATGACCCGGCCGCCTATATCAAGGCGATCCTGCCGCTCGGCTTCGAGAGCATCCAGCCCTTCTTCTGGCAGACGCTGGGCGGCAAGGATCTTCCGCGGCTGGCCGGCCAGATCCGCGAGGCGATCGGCGACGCCGACGTCGTCGTCTCCTCGCTCGGCGTCTTCGGCAATCCGCTGGAAAGCGGCGATGTCGATCGCGGCGTGCTTGATGCCTGGAAAACGGCCATCGACCATGCGCATCTGTTCGGCACCTCGATGGTCAGCGGCTTCACCGGCCGCCTCCGCGGCAAGCCACTGCCCGACAGCCTGCCGCGCTTCCGCGAGGTCTGGGGACCACTGGCCCGGCGCGCCGCCGACAAGGGCGTGCGCATCGCCTTCGAGAATTGCGCGATGGACGGCAACTGGGCTGATGGAGACTGGAACATCGCCCACAATCCGGACGCCTGGGAGCTGATGTTCAACGAATTGCCAGATGACAATCTCGGCCTGGAATGGGAGCCCTGCCACCAGCTCGTCTATCTGATCGATCCGATCCCGCAGATCCGCAAATGGGCGCCGCGCATTTTTCATGTCCACGGCAAGGACGCGACGGTGCGCTGGGACGTGATCCGCGAGCATGGCGTGTTCGGCCGGCTGCCGTTCGTGCAAATGCGCACGCCTGGCTTCGGCGACAGCGACTGGACGCGGGTGATCAGCGAATTGCGGCTGGCCGGATACAAGGGCGCCATCGACATAGAAGGCTGGCACGACCCGGTCTATCGCGGCGACCTTGAGATTACAGGGCAAGTGCGGGCGCTGGATTACCTCAAGCAATGCCGGGGAGGTGCCAGCTACCTGCGAAATCCGGCTTGAGGATCCGGCTGCGGGGGGCCGGCCAGCGAAGATTGCGGCGAAAAGCCGAAGCATTCGTCGAAACCCCTCGGCTTGCGAGGGAAAAAAGGGAGGATAAGTGCATGAGCATCACGATGAGAAGGACAATCCTGCGCTCGACCGTCATGGCGGCCGCCACGGCGCTCGCCGCCGCAATCTCCACCTTGCCTGCCCAGGCGCTCGATGGCCAGTGGTGCAAGGACGTCCACATCCGCTTCTTCGTCGGCGGCGCCGAGGGCGACGCCTTCGGCACCATCGTCTACAATGGCGCCAAGCAGGCCGAGGCCGATCTGGGGCCAAAGGTCGACTATATCTTCTCGCAGTGGGATGTCGAAAAGATGGTGCAGCAATTGCGCGAGGCCGTTGCGGTCAAGCCCGGTGGCATCGCCATGATGGGCCACCCGGGCGATGCTTCGATCATGCCGCTGGCCGAACAGGCGCACAAGGACGGAATCAGGATGATGTACCAGAACGTGCCGGTGCCGAAGGTCACGGCAGCGTTCGGCGGCGGCTATGTCGGCGCCCAGCAGGAAGAGCAGGGCCGCGCGCTCGGCGCCGAGGCGTTCAAGCTGGCCGGGCTCAAGGCTGGCGACAAGGCGATCATGATCGGCCCGTTCGAGAACGAGAGCCGCGGCGCGCGCGAGCGCGGCACGGTCGCCGCCCTGAAAGAGGCGGGCGTCGAGGTCATCCAGCTTTCCTCGCCGCCGAGCGGCGAATGGGCTTCCGACCCCAATCTGGCCATTCCGGTGATTACCGCAGCACTCCTCAACAATCCCGACGTCAAGGCGGTTGGCTATCCCGGCGGACAGATGCTGGGCAACGTCCCGACCTACATGCAGGCGG is part of the Mesorhizobium sp. L-2-11 genome and harbors:
- a CDS encoding sugar phosphate isomerase/epimerase family protein; amino-acid sequence: MPNPLLDIRIGTMVRANLDDPAAYIKAILPLGFESIQPFFWQTLGGKDLPRLAGQIREAIGDADVVVSSLGVFGNPLESGDVDRGVLDAWKTAIDHAHLFGTSMVSGFTGRLRGKPLPDSLPRFREVWGPLARRAADKGVRIAFENCAMDGNWADGDWNIAHNPDAWELMFNELPDDNLGLEWEPCHQLVYLIDPIPQIRKWAPRIFHVHGKDATVRWDVIREHGVFGRLPFVQMRTPGFGDSDWTRVISELRLAGYKGAIDIEGWHDPVYRGDLEITGQVRALDYLKQCRGGASYLRNPA
- a CDS encoding Gfo/Idh/MocA family protein, encoding MMNVVLVGCGAMSKHWLDAARQIDGLAIVGLVDIDAERAKARAREYELAGAIVGTNLDAVLDQTKPDAVFDVVVPAARRDVALSAFAHHCHLLTEKPLADSPENARAIVEAARRANRVHAVVQNRRYVGNVRRIRRFLDSGAIGAPTSIHAEFFVAPHFGGFREEMRHVLLLDMAIHTFDAARYMVGGAPASVYCHEWEPANSWYRQGSSATAIFELGGGKVFTYAGSWCADGFRTSWESTWRIVAEHGSLVWDGDDGLRVEVARPIREGLFDRTEPLTVPPLDPRDRIGGHLGIIQDFVRAIETGSEPETRGADNIKSLAMVFAAIESAETGRRVAIAQEG
- a CDS encoding substrate-binding domain-containing protein; the encoded protein is MSITMRRTILRSTVMAAATALAAAISTLPAQALDGQWCKDVHIRFFVGGAEGDAFGTIVYNGAKQAEADLGPKVDYIFSQWDVEKMVQQLREAVAVKPGGIAMMGHPGDASIMPLAEQAHKDGIRMMYQNVPVPKVTAAFGGGYVGAQQEEQGRALGAEAFKLAGLKAGDKAIMIGPFENESRGARERGTVAALKEAGVEVIQLSSPPSGEWASDPNLAIPVITAALLNNPDVKAVGYPGGQMLGNVPTYMQAAGRKAGDIFNFGFDTSPQIVEGFKGGWVQLTADQQPFLQGYLPILSLCQQVVLGLAPMNVDTGAGFVTPDNYEIVAELAKQALR